One genomic region from Leucoraja erinacea ecotype New England chromosome 36, Leri_hhj_1, whole genome shotgun sequence encodes:
- the LOC129713493 gene encoding translation initiation factor IF-2-like produces the protein MEEAEGRCCAVLGCTNSGGGLSEWRAAECERHRPLLRADCPCLEPFCFYGFPSGAEERGHWLQALRGRGLELEAGAGAGAAVCSLHLEEGTLLLGLGLCKKPAAGQVAPPPASPTTTTVETRSSRARKRRHPGPRPWLHQEPAGRCRRRHPRPSSLLGAGGRPGHHAAPLRLQPAGRPGPHRLPEGGERPPEAAEPTTGGRARHHGPAAGAAATRVSVSGATESRGPGAA, from the coding sequence atggaggaggcggagGGCCGGTGTTGCGCCGTGCTGGGTTGCACCAACAGCGGCGGCGGCCTGAGCGAGTGGCGGGCGGCCGAGTGTGAGCGGCACCGGCCTCTGCTCCGCGCCGACTGCCCGTGCCTCGAACCCTTCTGCTTCTACGGCTTCCCGAGCGGCGCCGAGGAGCGGGGCCACTGGCTGCAGGCGCTGCGGGGCCGcgggctggagctggaggccggggccggggccggggccgccGTCTGCTCGCTTCACCTGGAGGAAGGGACGCTGCTCCTGGGCCTCGGCCTGTGCAAGAAGCCTGCCGCCGGCCAAGTGGCGCCTCCGCCGGCCTCTCCAACAACAACAACGGTGGAGACGCGCTCGTCCCGGGCCCGCAAGCGGAGACACCCCGGCCCGCGGCCTTGGTTGCACCAGGAGCCGGccggccgctgccgccgccgccaccccCGCCCCTCCTCGCTCCTGGGAGCAGGCGGCCGTCCAGGCCATCATGCGGCTCCGCTGCGCCTCCAGCCAGCGGGTCGCCCGGGCCCTCATCGCCTGCCTGAAGGGGGAGAACGACCACCTGAGGCAGCGGAGCCGACAACTGGAGGCCGCGCTCGGCACCACGGCCCGGCAGCTGGAGCGGCTGCAACGCGAGTGTCGGTGTCGGGGGCGACCGAGTCCCGAGGCCCGGGCGCCGCATGA